A genomic segment from Armatimonadota bacterium encodes:
- a CDS encoding tetratricopeptide repeat protein: protein MESWVRRAIDLARNRQYAEALPYLETAFQRHPYDFQVAMHLGLALAALGETVRAEQAFRQAAHIHPTDSLAHYNLGCALHQQSKYLEAIAAYETALKYDPSLVVAQTAAANLRPHVGQPAQGQSVASVIPATSLRQQGGCVEAAFAMLLGSIGCCAGATPAGIGALLAMYAILKGARFWGVVALLSCLFAIGIQLFARNAIDEAIRQAEIEAIRRR, encoded by the coding sequence GTGGAAAGCTGGGTCCGGCGAGCGATAGACTTAGCCCGAAACAGGCAGTATGCCGAGGCTTTGCCCTATTTAGAGACCGCCTTTCAGCGGCATCCTTACGACTTCCAAGTGGCCATGCACCTTGGGCTGGCATTGGCGGCGCTGGGCGAGACGGTGCGAGCGGAACAGGCCTTTCGTCAAGCGGCCCACATCCACCCGACCGATTCGCTGGCGCATTATAATCTGGGCTGCGCGCTTCACCAGCAGAGCAAATATTTGGAGGCTATCGCGGCATACGAGACGGCGCTCAAGTACGATCCTTCGCTCGTCGTCGCTCAAACCGCCGCGGCTAATCTTCGCCCGCATGTCGGCCAGCCGGCCCAAGGTCAATCCGTCGCATCGGTGATACCGGCGACCAGCCTCCGTCAGCAAGGCGGTTGCGTCGAAGCCGCCTTTGCCATGCTCTTGGGCTCGATAGGCTGTTGCGCAGGCGCGACGCCGGCTGGTATCGGCGCTTTGTTAGCGATGTACGCGATTCTGAAAGGCGCCCGATTCTGGGGCGTTGTGGCTCTCTTGAGTTGCCTGTTCGCCATCGGTATCCAGCTTTTTGCCCGCAATGCGATCGACGAGGCGATCCGCCAGGCCGAGATCGAAGCCATCCGCAGAAGATAA
- the rplV gene encoding 50S ribosomal protein L22 produces MSVRATAKNVKIPATKARLVVDLVRGKPVDEARAILASLPNKAARLTAKVLESAAANAANTHNLDPDRLFVSRAFVDEGLVMKRIQPKDRGRAFRILKRSSHITLYVDEAGGR; encoded by the coding sequence ATGTCAGTGAGAGCAACGGCAAAGAATGTGAAGATACCGGCGACCAAAGCAAGGCTCGTGGTCGACCTGGTAAGGGGCAAGCCGGTGGACGAGGCTCGCGCCATCCTGGCCAGCCTGCCCAACAAAGCCGCGCGCCTAACGGCCAAAGTGCTGGAATCGGCGGCCGCCAATGCCGCCAACACTCACAATCTTGACCCCGACCGCCTCTTTGTTTCACGGGCCTTCGTCGACGAAGGCCTGGTGATGAAGCGCATTCAACCGAAAGATCGCGGTCGGGCGTTCCGCATCCTTAAGCGCTCCAGCCACATCACGCTCTACGTAGACGAAGCGGGGGGACGCTAA
- the rpsJ gene encoding 30S ribosomal protein S10 → MKRDKIRIRLRAYDFRVLDESVKRIVDQVVRSGARIKGPVPLPTDIRRFCVIRGPHIDKIGMEHFEVRTHKRLIDIVEPTNRTIDALMRLDLPSGVDIEIKL, encoded by the coding sequence ATGAAGCGCGACAAAATCAGAATCAGACTCAGGGCGTACGACTTTCGAGTGCTCGACGAATCGGTCAAGCGCATCGTCGATCAGGTTGTTCGGAGCGGCGCCCGAATCAAAGGTCCGGTGCCGTTGCCGACCGACATTCGACGCTTCTGCGTGATCCGAGGCCCGCACATCGACAAGATCGGGATGGAGCACTTCGAAGTGCGCACCCACAAGCGATTGATCGACATTGTAGAACCGACCAACCGCACCATCGACGCGCTGATGAGGCTCGATCTTCCAAGCGGCGTCGATATCGAGATCAAACTTTAA
- the rplD gene encoding 50S ribosomal protein L4, which produces MPTIKLHGADGKESGNLKLDDKLFGLEPNVAVMHRKMVAERNNARVGSHDTLTRAEVAGGGKKPWKQKHTGRARHGSFRSPIFRHGGIAHGPHPRSYAQDVNKKEKRLALQSALSARIADGSVVAVKNIPITEIKTKAAAEFLTTMGAGGQKTLVLIESPDAVLLKSFRNLPGVVVRTAPAFSLIDVLDAERIIATEQALKNTEEVWSK; this is translated from the coding sequence ATGCCAACGATAAAACTGCACGGAGCGGACGGTAAAGAGAGCGGCAATCTCAAACTGGACGATAAGCTTTTTGGCCTCGAACCAAACGTGGCCGTCATGCATCGCAAAATGGTGGCCGAGCGCAACAATGCCCGAGTAGGGTCGCACGATACGCTGACTCGCGCCGAGGTCGCTGGCGGCGGCAAGAAGCCTTGGAAGCAAAAGCATACCGGCCGCGCGCGGCACGGCTCGTTCCGCTCTCCAATCTTTAGGCACGGCGGTATCGCTCATGGGCCCCATCCGCGAAGCTACGCGCAAGACGTGAACAAGAAGGAGAAGCGACTGGCATTGCAGAGCGCCCTTTCGGCGCGCATCGCCGATGGCAGCGTCGTCGCGGTTAAAAACATCCCGATCACCGAGATCAAGACCAAAGCCGCGGCCGAGTTCTTAACAACAATGGGCGCCGGAGGTCAAAAAACCCTCGTCTTGATCGAAAGCCCAGACGCTGTCTTGCTGAAGTCTTTCAGGAATCTGCCGGGAGTCGTCGTGAGGACGGCGCCGGCTTTTTCTTTGATCGATGTGTTGGACGCAGAGCGCATTATCGCGACGGAGCAGGCGCTCAAGAACACCGAGGAGGTCTGGTCGAAATGA
- the rpsC gene encoding 30S ribosomal protein S3, translated as MGQKIHPVGFRVGITRDWDSRWFAPKKQYGANVYEDYTIRKAIKTKYYSSGVSRIEIERAVAALKVIVYAQRPGQLIGRGGKGIEEITQMIARIVKPNSPETRVQVDIQDVRQPETDAQLLAENIATQLEKRISHRRAIRQTMTRAQRNNVKGIRVAVAGRLNGAEIARREWDRNGRVPLHTLRADIDFGQAIAYTIFGTVGVKVWVYKGEVPRTRGFHEALRGVSDVDENRRTERTRAPKRSAGGRTKAEGGAPRPRRGATAAPAEEAPVTETAPMPEPVAEPTPVSEPSSE; from the coding sequence ATGGGACAGAAAATTCATCCGGTCGGCTTCCGGGTCGGCATCACGAGAGACTGGGACAGCCGCTGGTTCGCCCCCAAGAAGCAGTACGGCGCAAACGTCTATGAGGATTACACTATACGCAAGGCGATCAAGACCAAGTACTACAGTTCGGGCGTGTCGCGCATCGAGATCGAGCGCGCGGTTGCGGCGCTGAAGGTGATCGTGTACGCTCAACGGCCCGGCCAACTGATCGGTCGAGGCGGCAAAGGCATCGAAGAGATCACCCAGATGATCGCCCGTATCGTCAAGCCCAACAGCCCGGAGACTCGGGTTCAAGTCGATATTCAAGACGTGCGACAGCCAGAAACCGACGCCCAACTCTTAGCGGAGAACATTGCCACGCAGCTCGAAAAACGAATTTCCCATCGACGAGCCATTCGACAGACCATGACCCGAGCGCAGCGCAATAACGTAAAGGGCATCCGAGTCGCCGTTGCCGGACGACTGAACGGCGCAGAGATCGCAAGGCGCGAATGGGACCGCAACGGCCGCGTTCCGCTTCACACCCTTAGGGCCGACATCGACTTTGGCCAAGCGATCGCGTACACGATTTTTGGCACCGTCGGTGTCAAGGTCTGGGTCTATAAAGGAGAAGTGCCCCGAACGCGAGGATTCCACGAGGCGCTTCGCGGCGTGAGCGACGTGGACGAAAACCGAAGAACAGAAAGAACGAGAGCGCCCAAGCGAAGCGCGGGCGGCCGGACGAAGGCGGAAGGCGGCGCGCCAAGACCCCGGCGAGGGGCAACCGCGGCTCCGGCAGAAGAAGCGCCCGTAACCGAGACCGCTCCGATGCCCGAGCCAGTAGCGGAGCCAACGCCAGTTAGTGAACCCAGCAGCGAATAA
- a CDS encoding 30S ribosomal protein S12, with translation MPTINQLVRKKRKPKPVKSKSPALRNNPQKRGVCTIVRTMTPKKPNSALRKVARVRLTNGTEVTAYIPGIGHNLQEHSVVLVRGGRVKDLPGVRYHIVRGTLDCSGVENQSTTRDQDRRRQGRSKYGSKRPK, from the coding sequence ATGCCGACCATCAATCAACTGGTGCGCAAAAAGAGAAAGCCGAAACCGGTGAAGTCAAAGTCGCCGGCGCTTCGCAACAACCCGCAAAAGCGCGGCGTCTGCACCATCGTGCGGACGATGACGCCCAAGAAGCCAAACTCGGCATTGCGCAAAGTCGCTCGCGTGAGATTGACCAACGGCACCGAGGTAACCGCCTATATCCCCGGCATTGGACATAATCTTCAAGAGCACTCCGTCGTTCTGGTTCGAGGCGGAAGAGTGAAAGACCTTCCCGGCGTCCGCTACCACATTGTTCGAGGCACGCTCGATTGTTCTGGCGTAGAAAATCAATCGACCACGCGCGATCAGGATCGACGACGGCAGGGGCGATCCAAGTACGGCTCCAAGAGGCCCAAGTAA
- the rplC gene encoding 50S ribosomal protein L3: MIGGLIGRKLGMTQIFDEAGRYVPVTVIEVGPCFVTQLRTAERDGYSAVQLGFGAMKKNRLTKPKAGHLEKAGLKDKPVRKLAEFPTLGAELELGQQIRAEDVFQPGDVIKVTGTSKGKGFAGVVKRYHHHGGPMTHGSMTHRRPLSSGATGPQRVMKNHNMPGRMGAETTTQPSVTVVRVDAERNLVLIKGAAPGGNNGIVYLWKARRD, from the coding sequence ATGATAGGCGGACTGATAGGACGAAAGTTAGGGATGACGCAAATCTTCGATGAAGCGGGGCGCTATGTGCCGGTTACGGTCATCGAGGTTGGTCCGTGCTTCGTCACCCAGCTTCGCACGGCAGAGCGCGACGGCTACTCGGCCGTTCAACTCGGCTTTGGCGCGATGAAGAAGAATCGGCTGACCAAGCCGAAGGCCGGGCACCTGGAGAAGGCTGGTCTGAAGGACAAGCCGGTGCGAAAGTTGGCCGAGTTTCCGACCCTAGGCGCAGAGTTGGAGCTAGGGCAGCAGATTCGGGCCGAAGATGTGTTCCAGCCGGGCGACGTGATCAAAGTTACAGGCACGAGCAAGGGCAAAGGCTTTGCAGGCGTCGTGAAGCGATATCATCACCACGGCGGACCGATGACTCATGGCTCGATGACCCACCGCCGACCTCTATCGAGCGGCGCGACGGGGCCTCAAAGAGTTATGAAAAACCACAACATGCCAGGCCGAATGGGCGCCGAGACGACCACTCAGCCTTCTGTAACGGTGGTTCGAGTGGACGCCGAGCGCAATCTGGTCTTGATCAAGGGCGCTGCGCCGGGCGGCAACAACGGTATCGTCTACCTTTGGAAGGCGCGGCGAGACTAA
- the rplW gene encoding 50S ribosomal protein L23, whose translation MKALSDVLIRPLITEKGTNQTADHNQYAFEVASDATKIDIANAVRQVYKVQVVKVQTLWVKGRPKRLASQRRMGRTSNWKKAVVRLAPGQQISDATQ comes from the coding sequence ATGAAAGCCCTGAGCGACGTGCTTATTCGCCCGCTGATCACCGAAAAGGGCACCAATCAGACCGCGGATCACAACCAGTATGCATTCGAGGTCGCCTCCGACGCCACGAAGATCGACATCGCGAACGCGGTGCGACAAGTCTACAAGGTGCAGGTTGTCAAGGTGCAGACCCTGTGGGTCAAGGGGCGTCCAAAGCGACTGGCCTCTCAACGCAGGATGGGACGCACATCGAACTGGAAGAAAGCCGTTGTGCGCTTGGCGCCCGGACAACAGATCTCGGACGCGACGCAATAG
- a CDS encoding 2-oxo acid dehydrogenase subunit E2, producing MAVGIIADMQRVVTLPMMGQTMEEGVIVKWFKQIGDRVEKGDLLFEVLTDKTNIEVDSTEQGYLRKVLVPLETTVPVGAPIAILTDTADEPIEETIDRRLASPRARTVAAEKGIDLRTVEVSDGGVIRASQVEGLQGAIGSYWRRQTAEAVSRSWREAPHVTLFAEAVMPNETGVLARIAQACGRALAQMPEINVRWSGQGIVPFDEVNVGLAVALDDGLAVASLVEPHRSETIKVESEIKRLAELARQNKLGPNDTQPAAITVSNLGAFGIDGFTPIITPGQTFILGVGARKQRPIVLDGQVVAAFTVPLSLSFDHRAVDGVPAARLLGLIKLGLEEE from the coding sequence ATGGCGGTCGGTATAATCGCCGATATGCAAAGGGTTGTAACGCTCCCGATGATGGGCCAGACGATGGAAGAAGGCGTCATCGTCAAGTGGTTCAAGCAGATCGGCGACCGAGTAGAGAAGGGCGATCTGCTCTTTGAAGTTCTTACCGACAAGACCAACATCGAGGTCGATTCGACCGAGCAGGGATATTTACGAAAGGTGCTGGTTCCGCTTGAGACAACCGTTCCGGTCGGCGCGCCGATCGCCATCCTGACCGATACAGCGGACGAACCGATTGAAGAGACAATCGATCGGAGATTAGCTTCTCCCAGAGCGCGGACGGTGGCTGCCGAGAAAGGCATCGACCTGAGGACGGTCGAAGTTTCCGATGGTGGCGTAATTCGGGCGTCGCAAGTAGAGGGATTGCAGGGAGCCATTGGGAGCTACTGGCGAAGGCAGACGGCAGAGGCTGTCAGCAGAAGCTGGCGAGAGGCGCCCCACGTTACCTTGTTCGCCGAGGCAGTAATGCCGAATGAGACGGGCGTGTTAGCTCGGATCGCACAAGCCTGCGGAAGGGCGTTGGCGCAAATGCCCGAGATAAACGTCCGATGGAGCGGGCAGGGCATTGTGCCGTTCGACGAGGTCAACGTCGGCCTGGCGGTCGCATTGGACGACGGTCTGGCCGTTGCGAGCCTTGTCGAGCCGCACAGATCGGAAACCATCAAGGTCGAGTCGGAGATCAAACGACTGGCGGAACTCGCCAGGCAGAACAAACTAGGTCCAAACGATACCCAACCGGCCGCGATAACGGTTTCCAATCTCGGAGCGTTTGGCATCGATGGGTTCACCCCCATCATCACGCCTGGCCAGACGTTCATTCTTGGCGTTGGGGCACGAAAGCAGCGTCCCATCGTGCTCGATGGGCAGGTCGTCGCGGCTTTCACCGTGCCTCTCAGCCTCTCGTTCGACCATCGGGCTGTGGACGGCGTGCCAGCCGCCCGCCTGTTGGGTTTGATCAAACTGGGGCTTGAGGAAGAATGA
- the rpsG gene encoding 30S ribosomal protein S7 codes for MARKGQIPKRQVLPDPVHNSEMLARFINRVMRGGKKSVAERMVYTALSMVEEKAGKPAIEVFDTAMANISPQVEVRPRRVGGQTYQVPIEVTPSRKRALAMRWLAASVQKKKSGRTAASRLAQELLDAFNKTGAAYKKREDTHKMAEANRAFAHYRW; via the coding sequence ATGGCGAGAAAAGGACAGATCCCGAAGAGACAAGTACTGCCCGACCCAGTGCACAACAGCGAGATGTTGGCGCGCTTCATCAATCGCGTTATGCGCGGCGGAAAGAAAAGCGTCGCGGAGCGCATGGTCTATACCGCGCTGAGCATGGTGGAAGAGAAGGCCGGCAAGCCCGCTATCGAGGTTTTTGACACCGCAATGGCCAATATCTCCCCCCAGGTCGAGGTTCGACCCAGGCGCGTCGGCGGCCAGACGTACCAAGTGCCGATCGAAGTGACGCCCAGCCGAAAGCGCGCGCTCGCCATGCGCTGGCTGGCTGCGTCCGTTCAAAAGAAAAAGTCAGGTCGCACGGCGGCCAGCCGATTAGCGCAGGAGCTTTTGGACGCATTCAATAAGACCGGCGCCGCCTACAAGAAGAGGGAAGACACCCACAAAATGGCCGAGGCCAATCGCGCCTTCGCTCATTACCGGTGGTAA
- the rpsS gene encoding 30S ribosomal protein S19 yields the protein MGRSLKKGPFVDEKLMDRVRSMNASNDKRPIKTWSRRSTIVPEMIGHTFNVHDGRKHVPVYVSEQMIGHKLGEFVPTRTFRSHPGGSERTSRVR from the coding sequence ATGGGACGCTCACTGAAAAAAGGGCCTTTCGTCGATGAAAAGCTGATGGACCGCGTTCGATCGATGAACGCCAGCAACGACAAACGGCCGATCAAGACTTGGTCCAGACGCAGCACGATCGTGCCGGAAATGATCGGGCATACGTTCAACGTGCACGACGGGCGCAAGCATGTGCCGGTTTATGTTTCAGAACAGATGATCGGGCACAAGTTAGGCGAGTTTGTGCCCACCCGAACGTTTCGCAGCCACCCGGGCGGAAGCGAAAGAACCAGCCGGGTTAGGTAA
- the rplB gene encoding 50S ribosomal protein L2, whose amino-acid sequence MPTKQWKPTSPGRRFMITSSFEDITTDEPEKSLTIGLRKTGGRNNQGRKTARNRGGGHKRLYRIIDFKRNKENVPGKVAEIEYDPNRSSRIALIHYADGEKRYILAPVGLSQGDTVVSSTEADIKPGNALPLRNIPVGTVVHNIELTVGKGGQIVRSAGSSAQIVAKEGNYAQIRLPSGENRLVHLQCRASIGQVGNVDHENESWGKAGKSRWKGRKPKVRGSAMTPRDHPHGGGEGKTGVGMKHPKTPWGKPAMGVKTRKNKRTDKFIVRRREK is encoded by the coding sequence ATGCCGACCAAACAGTGGAAACCGACATCGCCGGGCCGAAGGTTTATGATAACCTCTTCGTTCGAGGATATCACGACCGACGAGCCCGAAAAGAGCCTGACCATCGGCCTCAGGAAGACCGGGGGCCGAAACAATCAAGGCCGCAAAACCGCACGAAACCGCGGCGGCGGGCACAAGAGGCTCTATCGGATCATCGATTTTAAGCGCAATAAGGAGAACGTGCCGGGCAAGGTCGCCGAGATCGAGTACGATCCGAACCGCTCGTCCCGCATTGCGCTGATCCACTATGCAGACGGCGAAAAACGGTACATCTTAGCGCCGGTCGGTCTGTCGCAGGGCGACACAGTGGTCAGTTCGACGGAGGCAGACATCAAGCCGGGCAATGCGCTGCCGTTGCGCAACATCCCGGTCGGCACGGTCGTTCACAATATCGAATTGACGGTCGGCAAGGGCGGTCAGATCGTTCGGAGCGCAGGGTCGTCTGCTCAGATTGTGGCAAAGGAAGGCAACTACGCGCAGATTCGCCTGCCCAGCGGCGAGAACCGCTTAGTTCACCTACAGTGCCGAGCCTCGATCGGGCAGGTAGGCAATGTGGATCATGAGAACGAATCGTGGGGCAAGGCCGGTAAGAGCCGATGGAAGGGCCGCAAGCCCAAGGTTCGCGGATCGGCCATGACCCCCAGAGACCATCCGCACGGCGGCGGAGAGGGCAAGACGGGCGTCGGAATGAAGCATCCCAAGACGCCGTGGGGCAAGCCTGCCATGGGCGTCAAAACGCGCAAGAACAAGCGCACCGACAAGTTTATCGTTAGAAGGCGCGAGAAGTAA
- the fusA gene encoding elongation factor G translates to MPRTAPLEKVRNIGIAAHIDAGKTTTTERILYYTGRIHRVGEVHDGSATMDWMEQEQERGITITSAATTCDWNGHRINIIDTPGHVDFTVEVERSMRVLDGAVAIFCAVGGVQPQSETVWRQANRYKVPRMCYVNKMDRLGADFYKVVERIVDRLGSRAVPIQLPIGAESEFAGIIDLITMRAFFYRDDQGNQIDETDIPADMAGLASEWRDKMLEACAEMDDAVMEKYLEGAELTVEEIKRCLRKGTCELKIVPVVCGSSFKNKGVQPLLDAVIDYLPSPLDVEEVKGVHPKTGEEVVRRPADDEPACALAFKIQTDPFVGKLTYIRVYSGVIKKGSYIYNATKNERERVARILQMHANRREDLEEANAGDIVGVIGFTSTTTGDTLCPESHPMLLEPPQFPEPVISIAIEPKTKSDQDKLTNALQRLAAEDPTFRLSTDHETGQTLISGMGELHLEIILDRLQREFSVLANQGRPQVAYKETIRTLAKAEGKFVRQSGGKGQYGHVVLQVEPNEPGAGYKFHNKVVGGAIPREFFNPIEAGIKEALETGVVAGYPMVDVVVTLLDGSYHDVDSSEMAFKIAGSMGLKAAAQRANPVLLEPYMALEVTAPETNVGDVMGDLNARRARIEGIEPGPGNIQIIKAVVPLAEMFGYATAVRSLSQGRATYVLHPSHYEEAPPHVAQAVTERNATLQPVGR, encoded by the coding sequence ATGCCAAGAACCGCTCCGTTAGAGAAAGTCAGGAACATTGGGATTGCCGCGCATATCGATGCGGGCAAAACGACCACTACTGAGCGGATCCTCTACTACACCGGGCGAATCCACCGAGTCGGAGAGGTGCACGACGGCTCTGCCACCATGGACTGGATGGAGCAGGAGCAAGAGCGCGGGATCACGATCACTTCGGCCGCGACGACCTGCGATTGGAACGGCCACCGAATCAACATCATCGATACTCCCGGCCACGTGGACTTTACGGTCGAGGTCGAACGATCGATGCGCGTGCTGGACGGCGCCGTCGCCATTTTCTGCGCGGTGGGCGGCGTTCAGCCCCAGTCCGAAACGGTTTGGCGCCAGGCGAATCGCTACAAAGTGCCTCGCATGTGCTACGTCAACAAGATGGACCGGCTCGGCGCCGACTTCTACAAGGTCGTCGAGCGGATCGTCGACCGCCTGGGCTCGCGCGCGGTGCCGATTCAACTCCCGATAGGCGCGGAGAGCGAGTTTGCGGGCATTATCGACCTGATCACGATGCGAGCGTTTTTCTATCGCGACGATCAAGGCAACCAGATTGACGAGACCGACATCCCGGCGGATATGGCGGGCCTGGCAAGCGAGTGGCGCGACAAGATGCTCGAGGCCTGCGCCGAAATGGACGACGCGGTCATGGAGAAGTACCTTGAAGGCGCGGAACTGACCGTTGAAGAGATCAAGCGATGCTTGCGCAAGGGCACATGCGAACTTAAGATTGTGCCTGTCGTCTGCGGCTCCAGTTTTAAGAACAAAGGCGTTCAGCCTCTGCTCGACGCGGTCATCGATTACCTTCCGTCTCCATTAGATGTCGAGGAAGTCAAAGGCGTTCATCCCAAGACCGGGGAAGAAGTGGTTCGACGTCCCGCGGACGACGAGCCGGCCTGCGCGCTGGCCTTTAAGATACAGACCGATCCGTTCGTCGGCAAGCTGACCTATATTCGCGTCTATTCGGGCGTGATCAAGAAAGGCTCCTACATCTATAACGCGACCAAGAACGAGCGCGAGCGCGTGGCGCGCATCCTGCAAATGCACGCCAATCGTCGCGAAGATTTGGAGGAAGCGAACGCCGGCGACATCGTCGGCGTTATCGGCTTTACCTCGACGACCACGGGCGATACGCTCTGCCCTGAAAGTCATCCGATGCTGTTGGAGCCGCCGCAATTCCCCGAACCCGTCATTTCCATCGCAATCGAGCCGAAAACCAAATCCGACCAGGACAAACTGACCAACGCCCTTCAGAGACTTGCCGCAGAAGACCCGACTTTCCGACTTTCTACCGATCACGAGACCGGGCAGACTCTCATCTCGGGCATGGGCGAGCTGCACCTGGAGATCATTCTCGACCGACTTCAGCGCGAGTTCAGCGTATTGGCCAACCAGGGCCGGCCCCAAGTCGCGTACAAAGAGACGATCCGGACTCTGGCCAAGGCGGAAGGCAAGTTCGTTCGACAGTCCGGCGGCAAGGGCCAATACGGCCATGTCGTCCTGCAGGTCGAACCCAACGAGCCGGGCGCCGGGTACAAGTTTCATAACAAGGTCGTCGGCGGCGCAATCCCGAGAGAGTTCTTTAACCCGATCGAGGCGGGCATCAAGGAAGCTTTGGAGACCGGAGTCGTTGCAGGCTACCCGATGGTCGACGTGGTCGTAACCCTGCTCGACGGATCGTATCACGATGTGGACTCGAGCGAAATGGCCTTCAAGATCGCCGGTTCGATGGGTCTCAAAGCGGCTGCTCAGCGCGCTAATCCGGTTCTCTTAGAGCCTTACATGGCGCTTGAAGTCACCGCGCCCGAGACGAATGTAGGCGACGTCATGGGAGACTTGAACGCCCGACGAGCTCGAATCGAGGGCATCGAGCCCGGTCCGGGCAACATACAGATCATAAAAGCCGTTGTGCCGCTCGCAGAGATGTTTGGCTATGCCACCGCCGTTCGGTCGCTCTCGCAGGGTCGGGCGACCTATGTGCTGCACCCATCCCACTATGAGGAGGCGCCGCCGCACGTGGCGCAGGCCGTTACCGAAAGGAACGCGACCCTGCAACCGGTTGGCCGCTAA